In a single window of the Gloeocapsa sp. PCC 73106 genome:
- a CDS encoding S9 family peptidase — protein MTSQQPILIKREILFGNPERTSPKLSKDGTYLAYIAPDSNNVLQVWLKIMGQSEEEQLTQDKKRGIRFYFWTYQPEQLIYIQDADGDENFHLYGVNVISKQVRDLTPFQGVKAQLIDVDPEFPEEILVGLNLTKPETFDAYRINLKNGAVELDTQNPGNIVGWTADAQFKIRAAIAATPDGGSDLLYREDTESDWQVLRHWGPDDSGSVVSFSQDNQTLYIEGSHEANTQRLIALDLNTKAETTIASDEQYDMGSILMHPTERRIQAVSFDKDKEEWQILDPSIAPDFEAIAQVRPGEFNIGSRDLEDKKWLVSYLTDDGPVYYYLYERATRQSTLLFSNQPKLEDLPLVPMEPISYIARDGLTIHGYLSLPLGQTEPYPTVLYVHGGPWARDTWGYSSSVQWLANRGYAVLQVNFRGSTGYGKDFLNAANREWGAAMHNDLIDAVNWLIDQGISDPDKIAIMGGSYGGYATLVGLTFTPEVFACGVDIVGPSNLITLMQSIPPYWAPLMAMFQHRVGNLATEPEFLESRSPLFFVDRITKPLLIGQGANDPRVKQAESEQIVAAMRQADKPVEYALYTDEGHGFARPENRLHFFAVAEEFLAKYLGGRFEPLETIEGHSGVIK, from the coding sequence ATGACGAGTCAGCAACCGATACTGATTAAAAGAGAGATTCTGTTTGGTAATCCAGAACGTACGAGCCCGAAATTATCTAAAGATGGGACATATTTAGCCTATATTGCCCCTGATAGCAATAATGTCTTACAAGTTTGGCTCAAAATCATGGGTCAATCAGAGGAAGAACAATTGACTCAAGATAAAAAAAGAGGGATTAGATTTTATTTTTGGACGTATCAGCCAGAACAACTAATTTACATACAAGACGCCGATGGGGATGAGAACTTTCACCTCTATGGGGTGAACGTAATCTCCAAACAAGTGAGGGATTTAACGCCATTTCAGGGAGTAAAGGCGCAACTTATCGATGTGGACCCGGAATTTCCCGAAGAAATTTTGGTGGGTTTGAACTTGACTAAACCGGAAACCTTTGACGCTTATCGCATTAATTTAAAAAATGGTGCGGTGGAGTTAGATACACAGAATCCAGGAAATATCGTAGGGTGGACCGCTGATGCTCAATTTAAAATTAGAGCTGCGATCGCAGCTACCCCAGATGGAGGATCAGATTTACTCTACAGAGAGGATACCGAGAGTGACTGGCAAGTACTACGTCATTGGGGACCCGATGATTCAGGATCGGTTGTTAGCTTTTCTCAGGATAATCAAACCCTATATATAGAGGGTTCCCATGAAGCCAACACCCAACGACTCATTGCTTTAGATTTGAACACCAAAGCAGAAACGACCATCGCTTCAGACGAGCAGTATGATATGGGCTCAATACTCATGCATCCCACAGAGCGCCGCATTCAAGCCGTCTCTTTTGACAAAGATAAAGAAGAATGGCAAATCCTAGATCCCAGTATCGCTCCAGACTTTGAAGCGATCGCCCAAGTACGTCCGGGAGAATTCAATATCGGAAGTAGAGATTTAGAAGATAAAAAGTGGCTAGTCTCCTACCTCACCGACGATGGTCCTGTTTACTACTATCTTTACGAACGAGCTACCCGTCAGAGTACCCTACTCTTTAGCAATCAGCCAAAACTAGAGGACTTACCCCTAGTACCGATGGAACCCATCAGCTATATAGCTAGAGATGGTTTAACCATTCATGGTTATTTAAGCTTACCCCTCGGTCAAACTGAACCCTATCCTACGGTACTCTACGTTCATGGTGGTCCCTGGGCTAGGGATACTTGGGGTTACAGTTCTAGTGTGCAGTGGCTCGCTAACCGAGGTTATGCTGTCTTACAAGTAAACTTCAGGGGTTCCACAGGCTACGGTAAAGACTTTCTCAACGCCGCTAACCGAGAATGGGGCGCCGCTATGCACAACGACTTAATCGATGCTGTTAATTGGTTAATAGATCAAGGAATCTCTGATCCCGATAAAATTGCGATTATGGGAGGTTCCTACGGCGGTTACGCGACTCTAGTGGGTTTGACTTTTACTCCCGAGGTATTCGCTTGTGGTGTAGATATCGTGGGACCGAGTAATTTAATTACCCTGATGCAGAGTATTCCTCCCTATTGGGCGCCCTTAATGGCTATGTTTCAGCATCGCGTGGGTAATTTAGCCACCGAACCAGAGTTTTTAGAGTCGCGATCGCCCCTATTTTTCGTAGATCGCATCACCAAACCCCTACTCATTGGACAAGGTGCTAACGATCCTCGGGTTAAACAAGCCGAAAGCGAGCAAATCGTCGCCGCTATGCGTCAAGCTGATAAACCGGTAGAATACGCACTCTACACCGATGAAGGTCACGGTTTTGCCCGTCCAGAAAATCGACTACACTTTTTCGCCGTAGCAGAGGAATTTCTCGCTAAATATCTAGGGGGCCGTTTTGAACCTCTAGAAACAATTGAAGGTCATTCCGGCGTAATTAAATAG
- a CDS encoding DUF565 domain-containing protein → MQRTRLDNLVNALGLRLQNFLANPWRNIVLSLTTVFFGFFSGTAIISTAGQRSLMDVSSAASLLVVFELINRWVYQSKKPRFWTNILNIFKIGVTYSIFLQAFIVGS, encoded by the coding sequence ATGCAAAGAACTCGTTTAGATAATTTAGTCAATGCGTTAGGGTTACGATTGCAAAATTTTTTAGCTAATCCTTGGCGTAATATAGTTCTATCACTTACTACTGTGTTTTTTGGTTTTTTTAGTGGTACGGCTATTATCAGTACCGCAGGACAAAGATCTCTTATGGATGTATCTTCTGCAGCTTCACTGTTAGTTGTTTTCGAGCTGATTAATCGTTGGGTTTATCAATCAAAAAAGCCAAGATTTTGGACTAATATTCTCAACATTTTTAAAATTGGTGTTACTTATAGTATCTTTTTACAAGCTTTTATCGTCGGTTCTTAA
- the rnc gene encoding ribonuclease III, whose translation MEEPRRLKQLTQLLHKLGLVEITKVDLKLLDLALTHPTISQVSNYQQLEFMGDAVVRLVAAEVLLETYPEAPVGDYGAVRSVLVSDQTLAEIAESYGIERYILIASSVSHNQGARISLLADTFEAVLGALYLSTYNMSLIRPWLDPILLERAALVLACPARQNYKDALQEWTQSEYKILPSYKVQENQDLTRHQERFVAEVWLKDRQLGQGTGRTKKAAEQAAAKQAFFTVVMQQ comes from the coding sequence GTGGAAGAGCCGCGACGTCTAAAACAATTAACGCAATTACTCCATAAACTGGGTTTAGTAGAGATAACTAAAGTTGATTTGAAACTTCTGGATCTAGCGCTAACCCATCCAACGATTTCTCAAGTGTCCAATTATCAACAACTAGAGTTTATGGGAGATGCAGTGGTACGTTTAGTTGCTGCAGAGGTCCTCTTAGAGACCTATCCAGAAGCTCCTGTAGGTGACTATGGTGCTGTTCGTTCTGTCTTAGTGAGCGATCAGACTCTAGCAGAAATTGCTGAAAGTTACGGCATAGAACGTTATATTCTGATAGCTTCTAGTGTAAGTCACAATCAAGGGGCGAGAATATCTCTTCTGGCTGATACTTTTGAGGCAGTTTTGGGAGCACTTTATCTGAGTACCTACAACATGTCTTTGATTCGTCCCTGGTTAGATCCGATTTTACTAGAAAGAGCAGCTTTAGTTTTAGCCTGTCCGGCTCGTCAAAATTATAAGGATGCTCTGCAAGAATGGACTCAATCTGAGTATAAAATTTTACCTAGTTATAAAGTTCAAGAAAATCAAGACCTAACTCGACATCAAGAAAGATTTGTTGCAGAAGTTTGGCTCAAAGATCGCCAACTCGGACAAGGAACAGGTCGAACTAAAAAAGCCGCAGAGCAAGCTGCAGCTAAACAGGCCTTTTTTACAGTAGTAATGCAACAATAA
- a CDS encoding sigma-70 family RNA polymerase sigma factor, translating to MDSSTLNLQCLELFLAYSSKPSVKIRNQLVRLNLGLVKKVAYRISRQCAEPYEDLQQIGYLGLIRAIERFNPSLGSAFSSFAIPYIRGEILHYLRDRGTMLKIPRRWQDLAKKGAKIRKKMLSQDGNLPNDLELARMLSITLTEWQQCQLAFQNRLTVSLDLMVGQMLDSSVSFGDTIPDVHEQTIRGIEEERSHLQSAINELEEKTKRAIEWVFLQDLSRKEVAQRIGMSPMTVTRHLKKGIAELAVLLNSHHCSFS from the coding sequence ATGGATAGTTCAACTCTTAATCTTCAGTGTCTGGAACTCTTTTTAGCTTATTCCAGTAAGCCCTCGGTAAAAATTCGCAATCAACTAGTAAGACTAAATTTAGGTCTAGTTAAAAAAGTTGCCTATCGCATCAGTCGACAATGTGCTGAGCCTTATGAGGATTTGCAACAAATCGGTTATCTGGGTTTAATTAGAGCGATTGAACGTTTCAACCCTTCTTTAGGCTCTGCTTTTAGCTCTTTTGCTATCCCTTATATTCGGGGCGAAATACTGCATTATCTTAGAGACAGGGGAACCATGCTGAAAATACCACGTCGTTGGCAAGATTTAGCGAAAAAAGGGGCAAAAATCCGAAAGAAAATGCTATCTCAGGACGGAAATCTTCCTAATGACCTTGAGCTTGCCAGAATGCTTAGTATTACTCTGACAGAATGGCAGCAATGTCAACTAGCGTTTCAAAATCGTCTCACGGTCAGTTTGGATCTAATGGTTGGTCAAATGCTCGACAGTTCCGTAAGTTTTGGTGATACTATTCCCGATGTCCATGAACAAACTATAAGGGGAATCGAAGAGGAGCGATCGCATCTCCAGAGTGCTATCAATGAACTAGAAGAGAAAACAAAAAGAGCGATCGAGTGGGTATTTCTGCAAGATTTATCCCGCAAAGAAGTAGCTCAGCGCATTGGTATGAGTCCGATGACGGTGACTCGACATTTAAAAAAAGGTATTGCTGAACTCGCTGTTTTGTTAAACTCTCATCATTGCTCATTCAGTTAA
- a CDS encoding Bax inhibitor-1 family protein, producing the protein MSNTSNFRRAIREAKTQSIIGPNVISNALPYVGGGLVLTAVGIYGGLGMIGSPAFMATFIVAIIAQIALFFVASNVAAKGNNQVALPLLALYSLLTGYTLSGLIFVALSRQGVGPQGIAIAALGCGITFVAARSIGSNLGEEDGLALTKTLQLGLIALVVVLVGQLLFSVFGIFTPTWLEIAISGFGVFLFAGIAVVDFYVLPRTYQDEQYLSAALSMYLTYINLFVFILRLLIALNGRD; encoded by the coding sequence ATGAGCAACACTAGTAATTTTCGTCGAGCTATTCGAGAAGCAAAAACACAAAGCATTATCGGTCCCAATGTGATCAGCAACGCCCTTCCCTACGTAGGAGGAGGGTTAGTTCTCACCGCAGTAGGAATCTATGGCGGTTTGGGGATGATTGGTTCTCCTGCTTTTATGGCTACTTTTATTGTGGCTATAATCGCTCAAATTGCCCTATTTTTTGTGGCTAGTAATGTCGCAGCCAAGGGAAATAATCAGGTTGCTTTGCCTCTTTTAGCCCTTTATAGCCTTTTGACTGGTTATACTCTCAGTGGCTTGATTTTTGTTGCTTTAAGTAGACAGGGTGTGGGACCCCAGGGGATAGCGATCGCCGCGTTAGGCTGCGGTATAACGTTTGTTGCAGCTAGAAGTATCGGTTCCAATCTAGGGGAAGAAGATGGTCTAGCTTTGACTAAAACCCTTCAATTGGGTTTGATCGCTCTAGTAGTAGTGCTCGTTGGTCAACTACTTTTTAGTGTCTTCGGTATCTTTACTCCCACTTGGTTGGAAATAGCTATCTCTGGATTTGGGGTATTTCTCTTTGCTGGGATCGCTGTGGTAGATTTCTACGTCTTACCCAGAACTTATCAAGATGAACAGTATTTATCTGCTGCTCTCTCGATGTATCTGACCTATATTAACCTCTTTGTGTTTATCCTGCGTCTACTCATCGCTTTAAATGGTCGCGACTAG
- a CDS encoding DUF3611 family protein: MTRDSEISRLIPNGVEKVVNSLKRASIIGFWLQIILGVIAGVTLLFASPILISNQDRNQGNTFGVLCALFSLILLGIGIFFSFRYGKVAKKIQTPDPTLRPKKSETIKMIRFGLIINLVGMFLATVGAQALVGIVLAKSLARPQVAFDSSPTGLVNSLDLLIIQANTNTITAHFSGIITSLWLLGRVAR, from the coding sequence ATGACTAGGGATTCAGAAATTAGTCGTCTCATTCCCAACGGTGTCGAAAAAGTAGTCAATTCTTTAAAACGAGCGAGTATTATCGGTTTTTGGCTACAAATCATCCTTGGGGTGATTGCGGGGGTTACTTTGTTGTTTGCTAGTCCCATTTTGATTAGCAATCAAGATAGGAATCAAGGTAATACTTTTGGGGTTTTGTGCGCTCTTTTTAGTTTAATTTTGCTGGGTATAGGTATTTTCTTCTCGTTTCGCTATGGCAAAGTTGCCAAGAAGATTCAAACGCCCGATCCTACTCTACGTCCCAAGAAATCTGAAACGATTAAAATGATTAGATTTGGTTTAATCATTAATCTGGTGGGTATGTTTTTAGCGACGGTTGGCGCACAAGCTTTAGTCGGTATCGTCTTGGCTAAGTCTCTAGCGCGTCCACAGGTTGCTTTTGATTCTAGCCCTACAGGATTGGTTAATTCTTTGGATTTATTGATTATTCAGGCTAACACTAACACTATTACAGCTCATTTTAGTGGTATAATCACCTCACTCTGGCTTTTGGGTCGTGTTGCTCGCTAA
- a CDS encoding type II toxin-antitoxin system HigB family toxin: protein MSFWESNSNYQDARASLEAWYQEAKQAKWFGPTDIRAKYCNASILKGGRVIFNIAGKRSLTLSMMRSLHQNLGIPAEVLLQAQEATLPEL, encoded by the coding sequence ATCAGTTTTTGGGAGAGTAACTCAAACTACCAAGATGCACGTGCTTCTTTAGAAGCTTGGTATCAGGAAGCCAAACAAGCAAAATGGTTTGGTCCTACAGACATCAGGGCTAAATATTGTAATGCTAGTATTCTTAAAGGTGGACGCGTAATCTTTAATATTGCTGGTAAACGTTCCTTAACCTTATCCATGATGCGATCGCTACATCAAAACCTAGGGATTCCCGCGGAAGTTTTGTTACAAGCGCAGGAAGCAACTTTACCTGAACTTTAA